From a single Microbacterium terrisoli genomic region:
- a CDS encoding amino acid ABC transporter permease, with protein sequence MDALNALWSTFFDPAAMLAALPDLLTVGLPNTLILAVASGILGTVLGMLLAVAGLSRHRFLRWPARVYTDVLRGLPAAVTILLIGVGFAPFGMYIWGPNPYPLGILALGLIAGAYIGEIFRSGIQSIETGQTEAARALGFSGSAAMRLVIIPQGVRRVLPALVNQFIALIKDSSLIYFLGLLASQRELFRIGQDAAANTGNQSALVLAGLFYLAITVPLTHVVNAIDTRLREGRGTDVAEPDDEDAPDDRDVASVLVDSGSAQP encoded by the coding sequence GTGGACGCACTGAATGCGCTCTGGTCGACGTTCTTCGACCCCGCCGCGATGCTCGCGGCACTGCCCGACCTGCTGACCGTCGGGTTGCCGAACACGCTGATCCTTGCGGTGGCGTCGGGGATTCTCGGCACCGTCCTGGGGATGCTGCTGGCGGTGGCGGGGCTGTCTCGGCATCGATTCCTGCGCTGGCCCGCGCGCGTGTACACCGACGTGCTGCGCGGTCTGCCCGCCGCCGTCACGATTCTGCTGATCGGCGTCGGCTTCGCCCCGTTCGGCATGTACATCTGGGGACCGAACCCCTATCCGCTCGGCATCCTCGCCCTGGGACTGATCGCGGGTGCCTACATCGGCGAGATCTTCCGCTCGGGAATCCAGAGCATCGAGACGGGTCAGACCGAGGCTGCTCGCGCACTCGGGTTCTCGGGATCGGCAGCCATGCGGCTGGTGATCATCCCCCAGGGTGTGCGCCGCGTGCTGCCGGCGCTGGTCAACCAGTTCATCGCGCTGATCAAGGACTCCTCGCTCATCTACTTCCTGGGACTGCTGGCCAGCCAGCGCGAGCTGTTCCGCATCGGGCAGGATGCCGCGGCCAACACCGGAAACCAGTCCGCGCTCGTTCTGGCCGGCTTGTTCTACCTCGCCATCACCGTCCCGCTCACGCACGTCGTCAACGCGATCGACACGCGTCTGCGCGAGGGCCGGGGCACGGATGTCGCCGAGCCCGACGATGAGGACGCGCCCGACGATCGAGACGTCGCGAGCGTGCTCGTGGACAGCGGATCGGCGCAGCCATGA
- a CDS encoding amino acid ABC transporter ATP-binding protein — MSAAIADVARTSGVSVATRDIRVAFGRTHVLRGVDIDVPAGTAACIIGPSGSGKSTLLRVVNRLVEPDSGDVLLGGRSVLRDNPDRLRQRVGMVFQHFNLFPHKTVRANITLGLVKLRGLSKDDAAERAMHELGRVGLAHKADVRPAQLSGGQQQRVAIARALAMDPDVMLFDESTSALDPELVKGVLSTMAELAGSGMTMLVVTHEMGFARSVSQQVMFMDRGRVVEAGMPEQIFEAPESDRLRRFLSQVL; from the coding sequence ATGAGTGCGGCGATCGCCGACGTCGCGCGCACGTCCGGAGTGAGCGTGGCCACCCGCGACATCCGGGTCGCCTTCGGCCGCACGCACGTGCTGCGTGGAGTCGACATCGATGTGCCCGCGGGCACCGCGGCCTGCATCATCGGGCCTTCAGGATCGGGCAAGTCGACTCTGCTGCGCGTCGTGAACAGGCTCGTCGAGCCGGATTCCGGTGATGTTCTGCTCGGCGGCCGGTCGGTGCTGCGCGACAATCCCGATCGGCTGCGCCAGCGCGTGGGCATGGTGTTCCAGCACTTCAATCTCTTTCCGCACAAGACCGTGCGCGCCAACATCACTCTCGGCCTGGTGAAGCTGAGAGGCTTGTCGAAGGATGATGCCGCTGAGCGGGCCATGCATGAGCTCGGCCGTGTGGGGCTCGCGCACAAGGCCGACGTGCGGCCCGCGCAGCTGTCGGGTGGTCAGCAGCAGCGCGTCGCCATCGCCCGAGCGTTGGCGATGGACCCCGATGTCATGCTCTTCGACGAGTCGACTTCGGCGCTCGACCCCGAACTGGTCAAAGGCGTGCTCTCGACGATGGCCGAGCTCGCCGGCTCGGGCATGACCATGCTCGTGGTCACCCACGAGATGGGGTTCGCTCGCTCGGTGTCGCAGCAGGTGATGTTCATGGACCGGGGTCGCGTGGTGGAAGCCGGCATGCCCGAGCAGATCTTCGAGGCGCCTGAGAGCGATCGGCTGCGCCGCTTCCTGTCTCAGGTGCTGTAG
- a CDS encoding arsenate reductase ArsC: MADDSRTDKPTVLFVCVHNAGRSQMAAGFLQHLAADRVDVRSAGSEPMDRINSVAVEAMREEGIDITGTPKLLTVDAVRTADVVITMGCGDACPIFPGKRYEDWQLDDPAGQGLEDVRVIRDQIRARVASLVDELLPSAGAAG, encoded by the coding sequence ATGGCCGACGACTCCCGCACGGACAAGCCCACGGTGCTCTTCGTCTGCGTGCACAATGCGGGCCGCTCGCAGATGGCGGCCGGTTTTCTGCAGCACCTCGCCGCCGATCGCGTCGATGTGCGCTCGGCGGGCTCCGAGCCCATGGACCGGATCAACTCCGTCGCCGTCGAGGCCATGCGCGAAGAGGGCATCGACATCACCGGCACCCCGAAGCTGCTCACCGTGGACGCGGTGCGCACCGCCGACGTCGTGATCACGATGGGCTGCGGCGATGCCTGCCCGATCTTTCCCGGCAAGCGGTATGAAGACTGGCAGCTCGACGACCCGGCAGGGCAGGGCCTCGAGGACGTCCGCGTCATCCGTGACCAGATCCGCGCCCGCGTCGCATCGCTCGTGGACGAGCTGCTGCCCTCGGCCGGCGCCGCCGGGTGA
- a CDS encoding acyl-CoA dehydrogenase family protein: protein MDRELYDEDHEAFRDVVKEFIKRYATNEKREQWDADGEIDRATMLAAGEAGIIGLSVPEEFGGAGMLQDYRFRAVVLEETIMSGNGSLAGALGIQDDLAVPYIVHMGTDAQKQKWLPKMATGEVLGALAMTEPGAGSDLRGIKTTAKKVDGGYLVNGAKTFISSGKTADIVVTFVKTGEGNRPDAFSLVIIEDGMEGFDHGKKLNKVGFHGWDTAELSFTDVFVPDENLIGGAEGKGFIQLMMNLPLERLSIGVAAAAAAEAALRWTLEYTQSREAFGQPVADFQNTRFALADMATTVDVLWAYVDRAMLLYKDKKLTPEEAAKVKFWATEREWEMLDLGVQLHGGYGYMLEYPIARAWTDARVHRIYGGTNEVMREIVARQVTGRK from the coding sequence ATGGATCGGGAGCTCTACGACGAAGACCACGAGGCGTTCCGCGACGTGGTCAAGGAATTCATCAAGCGCTACGCCACGAACGAGAAGCGCGAGCAGTGGGATGCGGACGGTGAGATAGACCGCGCGACCATGCTGGCAGCAGGCGAGGCGGGCATCATCGGGTTGTCTGTTCCTGAGGAGTTCGGCGGCGCCGGCATGCTGCAGGACTACCGGTTCCGTGCGGTTGTGCTCGAAGAGACGATCATGTCGGGCAATGGATCGCTGGCCGGTGCCCTCGGCATCCAGGACGACTTGGCAGTGCCGTACATCGTGCACATGGGCACGGACGCCCAGAAGCAGAAGTGGCTGCCGAAGATGGCCACCGGTGAGGTGCTCGGCGCGCTGGCGATGACCGAGCCGGGCGCGGGCAGTGACCTGCGCGGCATCAAGACCACCGCCAAGAAGGTCGACGGGGGCTACCTGGTCAATGGCGCGAAGACGTTCATCTCCAGCGGCAAGACCGCCGACATCGTCGTCACCTTCGTCAAGACCGGCGAGGGCAACCGCCCCGACGCGTTCAGCCTCGTGATCATCGAGGACGGCATGGAGGGCTTCGACCACGGCAAGAAGCTCAACAAGGTCGGCTTCCACGGGTGGGACACCGCCGAGCTCAGCTTCACCGACGTGTTCGTGCCGGACGAGAACCTCATCGGCGGGGCCGAGGGCAAGGGCTTCATCCAGCTGATGATGAACCTGCCGTTGGAGCGCCTGTCGATCGGTGTGGCCGCCGCGGCCGCCGCGGAGGCGGCCCTGCGGTGGACCCTGGAGTACACGCAGAGCCGTGAGGCGTTCGGGCAGCCGGTCGCCGACTTCCAGAACACGCGCTTCGCACTGGCCGACATGGCCACCACGGTGGACGTGCTGTGGGCATACGTCGACCGCGCGATGCTGCTGTACAAAGACAAGAAGCTCACGCCCGAAGAGGCCGCGAAGGTCAAGTTCTGGGCGACGGAGCGCGAGTGGGAGATGCTCGATCTGGGCGTGCAGCTGCACGGCGGCTACGGCTACATGCTCGAGTATCCGATCGCCCGCGCCTGGACCGACGCCCGCGTGCACCGCATCTACGGTGGCACCAACGAGGTCATGCGCGAGATCGTGGCCCGTCAGGTGACCGGTCGCAAGTAG
- a CDS encoding type II toxin-antitoxin system Phd/YefM family antitoxin, with product MRSITATEASRRFSDLLDAVEAGEGLTITRGNRVIAEIRPARRRTGRDLRLALEGMPPVDEDFAHDIADALRLVRDESVDPWRDA from the coding sequence ATGCGTAGCATCACGGCAACCGAAGCGTCGCGGCGATTCTCGGACCTTCTCGACGCGGTCGAGGCGGGCGAGGGGCTGACGATCACGCGTGGCAATCGCGTGATCGCCGAGATTCGGCCGGCGCGGCGCCGGACGGGGCGAGATCTGCGGCTCGCGCTGGAGGGAATGCCTCCGGTCGACGAAGACTTCGCCCACGACATCGCCGACGCGCTGCGACTTGTTCGGGATGAATCGGTGGACCCGTGGCGCGACGCCTGA
- a CDS encoding PIN domain-containing protein → MARRLILDTNLLIGYERGDIDRAQFDDDELAVAAITVAEFRVGIELAATPERAADRARLLAVVLAEVDVLDYTETTAAHHARLLADVRRRGTSRGAHDLIIAAHAAETGRTIVSRDASARFGDLPGVLAVM, encoded by the coding sequence GTGGCGCGACGCCTGATCCTCGACACGAATCTGCTCATCGGCTACGAGCGCGGCGACATCGACCGCGCGCAGTTCGATGACGATGAGCTCGCCGTGGCGGCGATCACCGTCGCCGAATTCCGTGTCGGGATCGAACTCGCAGCCACCCCCGAGCGCGCCGCCGATCGGGCTCGGCTGCTGGCGGTCGTCTTGGCTGAGGTCGATGTGCTCGACTACACCGAGACGACCGCCGCTCACCATGCTCGGCTGCTCGCCGACGTGCGGCGCCGCGGAACGTCTCGCGGTGCCCACGACCTCATCATCGCCGCACATGCGGCCGAGACGGGCCGTACTATCGTCAGCCGCGATGCGTCCGCGCGGTTCGGCGATCTGCCCGGCGTGCTCGCCGTGATGTGA
- a CDS encoding FAD-dependent monooxygenase — MSPLDTTAHVLVSGGGIAGLALALQLVRHRVPVTVVERATAPRPGGQAVDLRGASREVAERMGLMPGIEPRRLHEEGLAYVDGRGRVFGRMAMESFDGKGAVAEIEIARGDLADVLLTALSRAADTTPGLLDLRFGDRITSLTQDADGVDVEFETTDAARYDIVVGADGVHSATRRLAFGPEERFTTLLGGYAAFFTMPTPADIDPGWFAMRFVPGATFGIRPDLEPATAKAMLTLRVEGDPLLRGDRARQEDLIRRMLDSAGWRAPEILDAMGTATDFYFDELVRVDMPSPVSGRVALLGDAASCGSPMTGMGTATALIGAYLLGERIAAGALDLPEALTQYADDIAPFVERGKKIPGGGIKRMVPATRIEAAMSRAMTGVMLSRAARPLVRRMFTQGDDDFALPDVAVPVA, encoded by the coding sequence ATGTCCCCCCTCGACACCACTGCCCACGTCCTCGTTTCGGGCGGCGGGATCGCCGGCCTCGCACTCGCATTGCAGCTCGTGCGACACCGCGTGCCGGTCACCGTCGTCGAGCGCGCCACCGCACCGCGCCCCGGCGGTCAGGCGGTCGACCTGCGCGGTGCGAGCCGCGAGGTCGCCGAACGCATGGGCCTCATGCCCGGCATCGAACCGCGCCGGCTGCACGAAGAAGGGCTGGCCTATGTCGACGGGCGCGGCCGCGTGTTCGGCCGCATGGCGATGGAGTCATTCGACGGCAAAGGCGCCGTCGCCGAGATCGAGATCGCCCGCGGCGACCTGGCCGACGTGCTGCTGACCGCGCTGAGCCGCGCGGCCGATACCACGCCGGGCCTGCTCGATCTGCGCTTCGGAGACCGCATCACGTCGCTCACACAGGATGCCGACGGCGTCGACGTCGAGTTCGAGACCACGGACGCCGCGCGCTACGACATCGTCGTGGGCGCCGACGGCGTGCACTCGGCCACACGCCGCCTGGCGTTCGGCCCTGAAGAGCGGTTCACCACGCTGTTGGGCGGCTACGCCGCGTTCTTCACGATGCCCACGCCCGCAGACATCGACCCGGGCTGGTTCGCGATGCGCTTCGTCCCGGGCGCGACATTCGGCATCCGCCCCGACCTGGAGCCTGCCACAGCAAAGGCCATGCTCACGCTGCGCGTCGAGGGCGACCCGCTGCTGCGTGGCGACCGCGCACGGCAAGAGGACCTGATCCGCCGCATGCTCGACAGCGCCGGCTGGCGCGCCCCCGAGATCCTCGACGCGATGGGCACGGCGACCGACTTCTACTTCGACGAGCTCGTCCGCGTCGACATGCCCAGCCCTGTCAGCGGCCGGGTCGCCCTGCTCGGTGACGCCGCCTCGTGCGGTTCGCCGATGACCGGGATGGGCACGGCGACCGCCCTCATCGGCGCCTACCTGCTCGGCGAGCGCATCGCGGCCGGCGCACTCGACCTGCCCGAAGCGCTGACGCAGTATGCCGACGACATCGCGCCGTTCGTCGAGCGGGGAAAGAAGATCCCCGGCGGCGGCATCAAGCGCATGGTGCCCGCCACTCGCATCGAGGCGGCGATGTCGCGCGCCATGACCGGCGTGATGCTCTCACGCGCTGCGCGACCGCTCGTGCGCCGCATGTTCACTCAGGGCGACGACGACTTCGCGCTGCCCGACGTAGCGGTCCCCGTCGCCTGA
- a CDS encoding TetR/AcrR family transcriptional regulator, translating to MGNREDLLAGARRVILEQGVAKATAREIATEAGVSLAAIGYHFGSKEQLISEALLQSLGSGIGDAMDEIVAEHAAQPLIEGFAALWNRMPAVFAANREALVASLDNAVRAVRDDGAGRDLAAATAHGYDGVAQQLRDARPDLADADVEAVAKLDYALVQSLGLMWLLNPDALPTGDELARAVAVIAETSAD from the coding sequence ATGGGAAACCGTGAAGACTTGCTCGCCGGCGCGCGCCGCGTGATCCTCGAGCAGGGCGTGGCCAAGGCGACGGCCCGCGAGATCGCGACCGAGGCCGGCGTGAGTCTGGCCGCGATCGGCTACCATTTCGGCTCGAAAGAGCAGTTGATCTCCGAAGCGCTGCTGCAGTCGCTGGGCTCGGGGATCGGCGATGCGATGGACGAGATCGTCGCCGAGCACGCAGCGCAGCCTCTGATCGAGGGATTCGCCGCCCTCTGGAACCGCATGCCCGCCGTGTTCGCCGCGAACCGTGAGGCGCTGGTGGCCAGCCTCGACAACGCGGTGCGCGCCGTGCGCGACGACGGCGCCGGCCGTGACCTGGCTGCGGCGACCGCCCACGGATACGACGGCGTCGCCCAGCAGTTGCGCGATGCCCGGCCCGATCTCGCCGACGCCGACGTCGAAGCGGTGGCCAAGCTCGACTACGCGCTCGTGCAGAGCCTGGGGCTGATGTGGCTGCTGAACCCTGACGCGCTCCCGACCGGCGACGAGCTGGCCCGTGCTGTCGCCGTGATCGCCGAGACGTCCGCCGACTGA
- a CDS encoding ABC transporter substrate-binding protein: MKLHPKGALRRLLIPGALVAAAAMVLVGCSSGSPGGTSTANANANAPGKSADTISWALPPATVPNWIWPFSPIADFSVTNSEMQLMMYRTLYWYGDNGKTGVDYSLSLAKAPVYSNGGKTVTIALNPYKWSNGESVTAQDVIFWINMDKAEKANYAGYAPGQFPDNIVSATAPNANTVVLTTDKSYSQQWFLMNQLSQITPMPMAWDMTSATAKGDCATNISGCKAVYTYLNAQAKDLPTYATSKIWSVVDGPWKLSSFSSDGHVTFVPNTAYSGPQKAQVKQFKMVPFTTDSAEFNVVRGGSTLDVGYIPTQDIAKAKPATTPPNQAGPNPLSANYTLLPWFLYGFNYFPINYNNPTVGPIFKQLYFRQALQSVVDQKGIISSTAKNYGVETTGPVPLFPDSPLVSQTEKSNPYPFSIANATKYLSDNGWKVVPKGTTTCVKPGTAAGDCGAGITAGQALTFELPYASGSATIDTAMASFKSNAAQVGITLNLKSEPFNSVTSTAVPCKGSTCTWEMGNWGGGWVYAPDYYPTGELLFATGAGSNSGSYSNAKLDSLITATNLQSGTAVMQAYEDFMAKNVPVIYQPNYTYSLTEVANGLKGYTYNNPYGSIKPENWHY; this comes from the coding sequence ATGAAACTTCATCCCAAGGGCGCGCTGCGCCGGCTCCTGATACCGGGGGCTCTTGTGGCCGCCGCGGCCATGGTTCTGGTCGGCTGTTCATCGGGCAGCCCAGGAGGGACCAGCACGGCCAACGCCAACGCGAATGCGCCGGGCAAGTCAGCCGACACGATCTCGTGGGCATTGCCGCCTGCGACGGTGCCGAACTGGATCTGGCCGTTCTCGCCGATCGCGGACTTCAGCGTCACGAACTCCGAGATGCAGCTGATGATGTATCGCACTCTGTACTGGTACGGCGACAACGGCAAGACCGGCGTCGACTACTCGCTGAGCCTGGCCAAGGCCCCGGTGTACTCGAACGGCGGCAAGACCGTCACGATCGCGCTGAACCCCTACAAGTGGTCCAACGGCGAATCGGTCACCGCGCAGGACGTGATCTTCTGGATCAACATGGACAAGGCTGAGAAGGCCAACTACGCGGGTTATGCGCCCGGGCAGTTCCCCGACAACATCGTCTCGGCGACGGCTCCCAACGCGAACACAGTGGTCTTGACCACCGACAAGTCGTACAGCCAGCAGTGGTTCCTGATGAACCAGCTCAGCCAGATCACCCCGATGCCGATGGCATGGGACATGACCAGCGCGACGGCCAAGGGCGACTGCGCGACGAACATCAGCGGCTGCAAGGCCGTCTACACCTACCTGAACGCGCAGGCCAAGGACCTTCCGACCTATGCGACGAGCAAGATCTGGTCGGTGGTGGACGGGCCGTGGAAGCTGTCGAGCTTCAGCTCCGACGGTCACGTCACGTTCGTTCCGAACACGGCGTACTCAGGCCCACAGAAGGCGCAGGTCAAGCAGTTCAAGATGGTTCCGTTCACGACGGACTCGGCTGAGTTCAATGTGGTGCGCGGCGGCTCGACCCTCGACGTGGGCTACATCCCCACGCAGGACATCGCCAAGGCCAAGCCTGCGACGACCCCGCCGAACCAGGCGGGCCCCAACCCGCTGAGCGCGAACTACACACTGCTGCCGTGGTTCCTGTACGGGTTCAACTACTTCCCGATCAACTACAACAACCCCACCGTGGGGCCGATCTTCAAGCAGCTGTACTTCCGTCAGGCCCTGCAGTCGGTCGTCGATCAGAAGGGCATCATCTCCTCCACCGCGAAGAACTACGGCGTGGAGACCACCGGCCCCGTGCCGCTGTTCCCCGACAGCCCGCTGGTGTCGCAGACCGAGAAGAGCAACCCCTATCCGTTCAGCATCGCCAACGCGACGAAGTACCTGAGCGACAACGGCTGGAAGGTCGTGCCGAAGGGCACCACCACCTGCGTCAAGCCCGGTACGGCGGCCGGCGACTGCGGGGCGGGCATCACGGCCGGACAGGCCCTGACGTTCGAGCTGCCGTACGCGAGCGGCAGTGCGACGATCGATACGGCGATGGCGTCGTTCAAGTCGAACGCCGCGCAGGTCGGCATCACGCTGAACCTGAAGTCCGAACCGTTCAACTCGGTGACCTCCACAGCGGTGCCCTGCAAGGGCTCCACGTGCACGTGGGAGATGGGCAACTGGGGCGGCGGCTGGGTGTACGCACCCGACTACTACCCGACCGGTGAACTGCTGTTCGCCACGGGTGCCGGATCGAACTCGGGCAGCTACTCCAACGCGAAGCTCGACAGCCTGATCACCGCCACCAACCTGCAGAGCGGCACGGCCGTCATGCAGGCGTATGAGGACTTCATGGCGAAGAACGTGCCGGTGATCTACCAGCCCAACTACACCTACTCGCTGACGGAGGTCGCGAACGGTCTGAAGGGCTACACCTACAACAATCCCTACGGTTCGATCAAGCCGGAGAACTGGCACTACTGA
- a CDS encoding ABC transporter permease yields MVGYIIRRLLQSVLVVIVVTVIVFILLHSLPGGPARAILGPRATPLQITQFNTENGLDKPLIVQYVTSVVGWFTGDFGFSYVLNQSVGSLLAERLPKTIILAVLSLVLTVIVAIPVGIYQAVRRNRPFDYVATGLSFIFYAAPTFFLGLILIEIFSSWLGWFPPEAPQSNGIVPIFQQFPAMILPIVTLALLSIAGFSRYMRSSVLDNISQDYVRTARAKGASPTRVLWRHVLRNALIPIITLLGLSLPALFAGALITESIFNFPGMGLLFWQAAQQSDYPVELGVVIVTAFATVIGNLLADVGLAAIDPRVTL; encoded by the coding sequence ATGGTGGGATACATCATCCGTCGTCTTCTGCAGTCCGTGCTCGTCGTCATCGTGGTCACCGTGATCGTCTTCATCCTGCTGCATTCGCTGCCGGGGGGACCGGCGCGCGCGATCCTGGGACCGCGCGCGACGCCCCTGCAGATCACGCAGTTCAACACGGAGAACGGCTTGGACAAGCCGCTGATCGTGCAGTACGTCACGAGCGTGGTCGGCTGGTTCACCGGCGACTTCGGCTTCTCCTACGTGCTCAACCAGTCGGTCGGGTCGCTGTTGGCCGAGCGTCTGCCCAAGACCATCATCCTCGCCGTGCTGTCGCTGGTGCTGACGGTGATCGTGGCGATCCCGGTCGGCATCTACCAGGCGGTGCGGCGCAACCGGCCGTTCGACTACGTGGCCACCGGACTCTCGTTCATCTTCTACGCGGCGCCCACGTTCTTCCTGGGGCTGATCCTGATAGAGATCTTCTCGTCGTGGCTGGGCTGGTTCCCACCCGAAGCGCCTCAGTCCAACGGGATCGTCCCGATCTTCCAGCAGTTCCCGGCGATGATCCTGCCCATCGTGACCCTGGCGCTGCTGTCGATCGCAGGCTTCTCGCGCTACATGCGCTCGTCGGTGCTCGACAACATCAGCCAGGACTACGTGCGCACCGCTCGGGCCAAGGGCGCATCTCCCACTCGGGTGCTGTGGCGCCACGTGCTGCGCAATGCGCTGATCCCGATCATCACGCTGCTCGGCCTGTCGCTGCCGGCCCTGTTCGCCGGCGCGCTGATCACCGAGTCGATCTTCAACTTCCCCGGGATGGGGCTGCTGTTCTGGCAGGCGGCGCAGCAGTCCGACTACCCGGTCGAGCTCGGTGTCGTCATCGTGACGGCCTTCGCCACCGTGATCGGCAATCTGCTGGCCGACGTGGGCCTGGCTGCGATCGACCCGCGGGTGACGCTGTGA
- a CDS encoding ABC transporter permease, with translation MTTQLGGPPPAGPAGGMDAAAAPIADEAGALPVPGKLEGRPKSLFRLGFEVFIQNRLAIVGLIVVALAILFCFVGPFLYRTDQVTVVLTNANLPPGPGHPLGTDGSGYDVLGRLMVGGQTSLIVGLAAAAIATIVGTVWGAIAGFFGGWVDGVMMRVVDAILAIPILFLLLFLVTIVRPSLPVMIFVIGLTAWLVPARLVRGESLTLRVREYVQAVRVMGGSSWRSVSRHIMPNVVGTVIVNATFQVADAILLVAYLGYLGLGISPPATDWGAMLSNGTQYVFLNYWWLIYPAGFAIILVVVAVNLVGDGLRDSVEVRLQRR, from the coding sequence GTGACCACACAGCTGGGTGGGCCGCCGCCGGCAGGGCCGGCCGGCGGGATGGATGCCGCGGCCGCGCCGATCGCCGACGAGGCCGGGGCGCTGCCCGTGCCGGGGAAGCTCGAGGGCAGGCCGAAGAGCCTGTTCCGCCTCGGCTTCGAGGTCTTCATCCAGAACCGCCTCGCGATCGTGGGCCTGATCGTGGTGGCCCTGGCGATCCTGTTCTGCTTCGTCGGCCCGTTCCTCTACCGCACCGACCAGGTCACGGTCGTGCTCACGAACGCGAACCTGCCGCCCGGGCCCGGGCATCCCCTCGGCACCGACGGGTCCGGATACGACGTGCTCGGGCGCCTCATGGTGGGCGGTCAGACCTCGCTCATCGTGGGACTGGCCGCCGCGGCCATCGCAACGATCGTCGGCACCGTGTGGGGCGCGATCGCGGGATTCTTCGGAGGCTGGGTCGACGGGGTCATGATGCGCGTCGTCGACGCGATCCTGGCCATCCCGATCCTGTTCCTGCTGCTGTTCCTGGTGACGATCGTGCGTCCCTCGCTGCCGGTGATGATCTTCGTGATCGGGCTGACGGCCTGGCTGGTCCCAGCCCGACTGGTGCGCGGGGAATCGCTGACCCTGCGCGTGCGCGAGTACGTGCAGGCGGTGCGGGTCATGGGCGGGTCGTCATGGCGGTCGGTCAGCCGGCACATCATGCCGAACGTGGTCGGCACGGTGATCGTGAACGCCACGTTCCAGGTTGCCGATGCGATCCTGCTGGTGGCCTATCTCGGATACCTCGGCCTGGGCATCTCGCCCCCGGCCACCGACTGGGGCGCGATGCTGAGCAATGGCACCCAATACGTGTTCTTGAACTACTGGTGGCTGATCTATCCGGCAGGGTTCGCGATCATCCTCGTCGTGGTCGCCGTCAACCTCGTCGGGGACGGCCTGCGCGACTCGGTCGAAGTACGGCTGCAGCGGCGCTGA